AGCGGGCATCGGGGACTACGGGCTGCTCTTCGCAGATGTTTTCCGCGCCGCGGCGGCATTGGAAGCATTGTCCGCAAGGGATGGCCCAGTTCAGCAGCACGCGGTCGCCGGGGCTGACGCGTGTGACGTCCGGACCAGTGGCAACGACAATACCCGCCCCTTCGTGGCCCAGGATGATGCGACGTCCCCAGCTCATGGAGTCGAAATCGGTATGGCAGACACCGGAGGCGCGAATTTTTACGAGGACTTCGTTGCGCTCTGGATCATCCAACGTGACGTCTTCCAGCGCGAAGTGCCCGCGCCCGTCGGTAACAATGGCTTGAGCTTGGGTGGGCATCAGGCGCGCAACTCCACGGAGGTTTTCGGACGGCAGGAGCAGGGCAGGCAGGTGCCGGGCTCGGGCGTAATGCCGGTGTTGTGCAGGTATTCGACTTCACCCGAGATAAGGTCAGTGAGACAGGTGCCGCAGTCGCCGTATTCGCAGCCGGCGCTGATAGCGATGTCGTGCGCCTCGGCGAGCTTGAGGATGGTCGGGTACTCGCCGGTCCAGGGCACAGTCTCGCCGGTGAAGGAGAAGGTAATGGTGATGGAAGTTGCAGACATTCGGTATTCGACGTTGTCCTTTTCTAAGAAAATCAGGCACTGACTTCTTTCATGTCAGGGCGGAGGGATTCGTAGGTAGCGTTGTAGGCGAGGATATTTGGATCGGGCGCAATGCCCCAGTGTTCGCATGCCTTGCTATAGACCTCAGCCCACCAGTTGCGGTGATCGGTGAGTCTGTCTTCGCGCCACTTTGCCCAGTCAACTAGAGTGCGTGACCAGCTTTTGTCCCCGAAGGCAAGTGCTTCAGCCTGTGAACCGATCTGCGGAACGAGCCAGTCGCGGCCCACCTTTGCGTGGACAATCTCATCGGCCCAGTCATAGTCTTGGATGAGTTCGGACAGGCGATTGGCAGATGCGACGGCGACCTCCCACTCGTACTCCTTGCCGTTCTTCTTGGGCATGAGCCCTTGCTCG
The nucleotide sequence above comes from Tunturibacter empetritectus. Encoded proteins:
- a CDS encoding 2Fe-2S iron-sulfur cluster-binding protein encodes the protein MSATSITITFSFTGETVPWTGEYPTILKLAEAHDIAISAGCEYGDCGTCLTDLISGEVEYLHNTGITPEPGTCLPCSCRPKTSVELRA